A single window of Parabacteroides sp. FAFU027 DNA harbors:
- a CDS encoding DNA-binding domain-containing protein, producing METTDKNRVIVELHDTPFTEHKEERIGKVVTTASITEDDLVADIVAHRTDISAVTLKAAFELLTEAAMQRVANGASVRFGLAHFQLGVNGIFVGKGAQWDDEAHRLNVQVTPTAHLRDVVRNVDVQVRGVASSGIGVNTVTDVVTGTVNDRITPGNGIHLTGSRLKIAGEHPDVGVALIHQVTHETFAIDLKSIVVNYPTRMTLILPASLPAGEYKLSICTQYSMSGRLNASPGYYTFPFVLKVI from the coding sequence ATGGAAACGACCGACAAGAACCGCGTAATTGTAGAGCTGCACGACACCCCGTTTACCGAACACAAAGAGGAGCGCATCGGGAAAGTAGTTACTACCGCCTCGATTACCGAAGACGACCTGGTGGCTGACATCGTGGCGCATCGCACTGATATCAGTGCCGTAACACTAAAAGCGGCCTTCGAACTGCTCACCGAAGCGGCCATGCAGCGGGTAGCCAACGGGGCCTCCGTGCGCTTTGGACTGGCGCATTTCCAGCTTGGGGTGAATGGTATATTTGTCGGCAAGGGGGCACAATGGGACGATGAAGCGCATCGTCTCAATGTGCAGGTGACGCCGACTGCCCACCTGCGCGATGTTGTGCGTAACGTGGATGTGCAGGTTCGGGGAGTGGCTTCGTCGGGCATTGGGGTCAATACCGTGACGGATGTGGTGACAGGAACAGTCAACGATCGCATCACACCGGGCAATGGCATCCACCTCACCGGAAGTCGTCTCAAGATCGCTGGCGAACATCCCGACGTGGGGGTAGCTCTCATTCATCAGGTCACCCATGAGACATTTGCGATAGACCTCAAATCCATCGTGGTCAATTACCCGACCCGCATGACGTTGATCTTGCCCGCGTCTCTGCCCGCCGGGGAATATAAATTGTCAATCTGCACCCAATACTCGATGTCGGGCCGGTTAAACGCATCGCCCGGCTACTACACCTTCCCTTTTGTGTTGAAGGTGATCTGA
- the selD gene encoding selenide, water dikinase SelD produces the protein MTTPSFDLLSTTQYGGCSAKLAPSALSELLANIPLVKDANILVDIETHDDAGVYKLNEETALIVTTDFFPPVCSDAFTFGQIAATNALSDVYAMGGTPLLALNLTMFPSQNIPLEVLGQILAGGQEKINESGALTMGGHTIDDNPPKYGLAVVGTVHPDRLITNAGLKAGQVLILTKPLGVGVLMAAQRMGMADEAAYTEALLQMKTLNKSGCTCMQQFGVKGATDVTGFGLLGHAMKMAEASGVTIQIALDKIPALPQAVSLLTDGCIPGAAFRNADYVKEHTFYAPTCSYERKMLACDAQTSGGLLMGVDADKAEAMLEALKQFHPQAAVIGEVIAKRGKWVYCI, from the coding sequence ATGACTACACCTTCCTTTGACCTGTTAAGTACGACTCAATACGGTGGCTGTTCGGCCAAACTGGCGCCCTCTGCCCTCTCCGAACTGCTTGCCAACATCCCGTTGGTGAAGGATGCCAACATCCTCGTGGACATTGAGACGCACGACGATGCCGGGGTCTATAAGCTGAATGAAGAGACGGCGCTCATCGTCACTACCGACTTCTTTCCGCCCGTCTGCTCCGATGCATTTACCTTCGGGCAAATAGCGGCCACCAACGCCCTGAGCGATGTCTATGCGATGGGGGGAACGCCGTTGCTGGCATTGAATCTCACCATGTTTCCTTCGCAAAATATTCCGCTGGAAGTGTTGGGGCAAATCCTTGCCGGGGGACAGGAGAAAATCAACGAATCAGGCGCCCTCACGATGGGCGGCCATACCATCGACGACAATCCCCCGAAATACGGTCTGGCCGTGGTGGGCACGGTGCATCCCGACCGCCTGATTACCAACGCCGGACTGAAAGCGGGTCAGGTACTCATCCTGACCAAGCCGCTCGGCGTGGGCGTACTCATGGCTGCCCAACGCATGGGCATGGCTGATGAAGCGGCCTATACCGAAGCCCTCCTCCAGATGAAAACGCTCAACAAATCCGGTTGTACCTGCATGCAGCAGTTTGGCGTGAAGGGTGCAACTGACGTGACGGGCTTCGGTCTGCTCGGTCACGCGATGAAGATGGCGGAGGCCTCGGGCGTTACTATCCAGATTGCGCTGGATAAAATCCCGGCACTGCCTCAGGCCGTGTCGCTGCTCACCGACGGCTGCATCCCCGGAGCGGCCTTCCGCAATGCCGACTACGTGAAGGAACATACCTTCTACGCCCCCACCTGCTCCTACGAACGCAAGATGCTTGCCTGCGATGCACAGACATCCGGCGGCCTGCTGATGGGTGTGGATGCGGATAAGGCCGAGGCGATGCTGGAGGCGTTGAAGCAGTTCCATCCTCAGGCTGCGGTTATCGGTGAAGTGATTGCGAAAAGGGGGAAGTGGGTGTATTGTATATAG